A part of Kiritimatiellia bacterium genomic DNA contains:
- a CDS encoding dihydroorotate dehydrogenase electron transfer subunit: MENAQILEHGDIQGGYKRLVLRAPGIAPEVRPGQFVHLRVPHLEAAVLRRPFSVFDTRDGALAILYKDAGHGTAVLKSAAPGETISLIGPLGRGFPVDAGGRTPVLIAGGYGMAALHLLAWALPQPGVAFFGGKTAEDILCVDEFRALGWDVVIATEDGSLGERGLVTGPLDAWMKNPPPEGVEGFACGPMGMLQAIGERAMAGGWKAWLSLDRHMGCGVGACLTCVQKIRTPDGGWTWQRVCREGPVFESREIVWEEP, translated from the coding sequence ATGGAAAACGCCCAAATCCTGGAACATGGCGACATCCAGGGCGGTTACAAGCGGCTGGTGCTGCGGGCGCCCGGCATCGCGCCGGAGGTGCGCCCGGGCCAGTTCGTGCACCTGCGCGTGCCCCACCTCGAGGCGGCGGTCCTGCGCCGCCCGTTCAGCGTTTTCGACACCCGCGACGGCGCGCTGGCCATCCTTTACAAGGACGCCGGACACGGCACGGCCGTGCTGAAAAGCGCGGCGCCGGGCGAGACGATCAGCCTGATTGGCCCGCTCGGCCGCGGTTTTCCCGTCGACGCGGGCGGCCGGACGCCGGTGCTGATCGCGGGCGGCTACGGCATGGCCGCGCTCCACCTGCTGGCCTGGGCGCTGCCGCAGCCGGGCGTCGCGTTTTTCGGCGGCAAGACGGCGGAGGACATCCTCTGTGTGGACGAGTTCAGGGCGCTCGGATGGGACGTCGTGATCGCCACCGAGGACGGAAGCCTCGGGGAACGCGGGCTGGTGACGGGTCCGCTGGACGCCTGGATGAAGAATCCGCCGCCCGAGGGCGTCGAAGGGTTCGCCTGCGGGCCGATGGGCATGCTGCAGGCCATCGGCGAACGGGCGATGGCGGGCGGATGGAAAGCCTGGCTGTCGCTGGACCGGCACATGGGTTGCGGCGTCGGCGCGTGCCTGACCTGCGTGCAAAAGATCCGGACACCGGACGGCGGCTGGACCTGGCAGCGGGTGTGCCGCGAGGGGCCGGTGTTCGAGAGCCGGGAGATTGTTTGGGAGGAACCGTAG